The genomic DNA AGCGCAGTCTATCGCTCAAGTGTGACGTTGGTGAGCCGGGCATCATCATCTGGACGCCGGATGCAGACACACCCGACACGGTGTACTATCAATGTTTCACCCATCGTTATCTTGGCTGGCGCATTAACGTGCACGATGCCTGCGACGTGGCCCAGCCAAGCGAGCTGGACGAAGTGTATGTCGATCCGAGCGAAGGTATCTCGGTAGAGGAATCGATACGGCATGAGTCGAAGGTCCTGCCGGCGGATAACTTCCTGCAGCAGCATGAGAACTTCCTGCAAAAGCACGAACTGGATCTGATCAAGCATCACAAGATGACGCCCGACACGAAGAAGGAACAGTCGTTCGATATTAATCTGGAGGAAAATCCCGAGATGACGCGCATTATTGAGGATGGTATCCGGGCGGCAGAAGAATTGGAAGAGAAGCTGCGGGTGAATCAAACGCTGGAGAGCGTAAACCAAACCGTACCACATCAGCACAATCCCGGGCATCCGGGTTTCATGCCCGGACCACCCGGTGGACATcgtcatccaccaccaccaccacccggctATCCTGGTTCGGTAAAGCCAATCCTGTCTTCGTCGGGTTTACCGGTATATCTTCGGCCACCGAACAGTGGTCCAATGTTCCGTCCGGTGAAGCTGCCCGTTCGCCGTCCGATCGGTATGGAGCGTCGTCCTGTGCATGGAAGTCGTCCAACGCGACCGTTTGTCATTCCACAGCCATCGATGATCGTGAGCCATTACCAGAAACCGGTCGCTCCGTTGATGCGCCCGTTCGTGACGAAGGGTAAGATGCCGATCAAGGCGATCGCACCGATCTTGCTGCTGGGCGAGCCTACCGAGATTAAACCCTTTCGTAAGGGACCGTCAGTGGAGATGATGGTTGCGAAGCCACCGAAGCAGATATCTGGAGGTGAACAGCGTCCCGGTACTTCACCCGGAGGTCCACCATTTGCCCTGCCCGACATGCCACCACACTTGACGATGAGTTTGAAGAAGAACGAACCGGTTCCGATTACGCTACCGATCCGCCATACGAAACCGGTGAAAGAGTCACTGAAGCCGAACATTAAGCCAATCTTCAAGACGCCGTACGATGTGTCCGAACCGAAGGTGTCGTACGAGGGACATGCAGCTAACCATGGATTCGAACCCAGTTCGGTCGTGGTGGAGAGTGGCTTTAAACCGATCTACCGCCGGAAGGATGACTACGATCTGGAGTTTGAGGATAACCGTGCGCATGGGTTTTTGCGACGACAGGACGATGACATTGACGAGGCGATCGAGAGTGATGCACTGATGATCCACGGTCAGGATGAACCGTCGAAGCAAACGTTCGAGCCAATGTTTATTCCTTCGCCACTGGACAGTATGGCGATGGCACACGTAAAGCCTTCGGCTGGACCCGCCCGTGAGTCTGCTACGAAGCGTAACGTCGAGATCTTACCAGACGAAACGGCCGATGTGGTGGGCGAAGGACAGGATGCGCTGGGAGCGGCCAACGATCGAGCAGATCCGTTCTATCTGCCACCGATCGGTTCCGATGGATCCGTTGTTTCGTTCGATGGTAAGGCCGTGCTGGATATGTCGCTAGTGAACGGTCCTTCGGCTAGCTCGCACCAGAGTGAACCACTGCCTCCGGTGGGAGGTCCGGGTTCGAAAACGGAACAGTTGCTACGAGAAACCCCTCAGTTTGGACCGTTCCGTGGTGAGTATCCACCGATTGCGGCGTATCTCGCACCGGACACTGCCGCTATCTATGGAACGCGTGGCTCGAACGCCGTCCAACCGCCAGTGTCTGAGTATGCGAACCCTCTGCTACCGGGAGGAATCAACGCACAGGACAGCGCCAGTAGCGAACATCAATCGGCAGCGGCCGGTAAACCCATCTCGACGAAGCTATCGATCGTGAAACCCGTTGCGAGCTCACACGAGGATCCGATCCCGTACGAGGAAACCGACTCGGAAGCAGGTCGATCACGAACCAAACGATCGGCCCACCATCATCCCGATCATCACGGCGACAGTCACGACGATGGTTGGCAACCGATGGCGGGCGCTGGAAGTAGCAGCCCGAGCAGCTGGAGTAGAGTAATTGTTGGGCTGTTCTTCACGGCATGGCCTACGATCTTGCTTCGACGAATGGCAGTATGATGGGATCGTTTACACATGCCCGGCAGGTCAGGCACGGGATGCAGTATTAGGAGATAGCAATGTTGGAGCGTTCGAGAAGCACGGTAGAATtagcattttatttaaatagagccccccccaaaacacacgcacgtacaTTAGAGTTACAAAACCCGAGCCCGAGTTGTAGTTGCGAGGGGTCAGAACGTTTCGTGGGAAGCATGATAGATAGATCATGTAACAAGGGTCTACATCTAGCTAGATTGTGACAGTCACTCGGCAACACTCACATAAACTATTTGTTGTGGGTTGTAAATAAAGTTGAAAATTTTCTGAAAAAATCActcgattttatttaaaattaccTTCAAGGTTAAGGTATGTAAGTCTTTGGTGGATTCCCCATGGAACATTATTGTGCAATGCTGCCTCAGATCTTAAGTCTTCTTCTCAGCAGTCGCAGAACCTCCTCCTGTCCCCATATTTGAGCGTAGTACAGCGGTGTCAGCCTCAGCCGGTCCTTCACCTTCAGCCGGCACTTCCGTTCCAGCAGGTGTCGTACGATATCTACCGAGGAGCGCATGTACAGCGCGCGAAAGATCAACGTCCACTGGCAGCGATCGCGCGTCTCCTGACTAATGCCCTGCGTTAGCACGTACTTGAGCATCGTCAGGTCATCAGCGTCAACCGCGCAGTGTCCCACGGTCATGCCAACACAGTTTTGTGCATGCACATTGGCACCCCGCTCGATCAGATGACGCACCAGCGTCAGGTTGCGTTGGTACACGGCCAGATGGAGTGGCGTCACGCCTGTTTCCGGCACACCCAGATCAATGTTAGCCCCAGCATCGAGCAGTGCATTCACCAGCTCGAGACTATTGCTCCGAACAGCCAGATAGAGAAACGTTTCTCCGTGCACGGGCACATTAACCAGCTCGGGGCGTGTAAACAGTAGCCGCTTCACAAGCCCTGGTTGACATTTTTTCACCGCCCGATAAAGGCCCATCGTTGAGGGAATGTTCGGCAGGGTGCTTGCCTTGAAGATGGGCGATTGATAGGCGTACTGGAAGTCGGCACCGTCCGATGGTTGATGCAGGATGCTGGCACGGAACGAGTAGCATAGGTTCTGCTCCAGACAGCGCACCGTGAGGGTTGTGGCCGCACCCCAGTACACCGTTTCCCAGCGATCGCGCTTGACGCTGTAGCACTTTTCCACCTTGAACAGATCGTACGGCACGTCGAGCGGATTGCGGAACGTCCACTGGAAGGTGATGGAGGACGTTGTTTGTTTGACCAGCACAATTTCAAACCAATCGTCGGAAGAAAGCACTTTTACCGGCATGGTGGCGTGGCGTTTGTTTGACTGTTTGTGCGGCTGTTTGGTCGATGAAGTGGTTCTGAATTGTAGTTTGGCGGTTTTTTCTCCATACGCATGCGCATGCCCATAATAAATTGTTTTGATGCACCGGACTGCACCGGGAATTCGTTATTTAACGAAGCTTTTCAAAATTCAAGACAGCGCCATCTATGTTAAAACTTTGAAAGCAGACAGAGCTTTCGTATGGAGACGCTTTGATAGATTGCTTGTTCGATTCCTTCGAAAGCGCTCCTCTAACTCCtctgaatgaatttaaaaaatttggcttagttttgagattgtaatCATATAGCATTGTATATCATAATCATTGTAACTATTGGAGGTCATCAAAATAATACCAAATCCAGTAACATTATTTACACCACTAAAAGGATTCTAGCTAATAACGTGATGTGTCTGATCATTCTGTTTGATCTATTTGTTGTGATCCTCTCGTATTAAATTGAAGAATCGTATTATAGGATCTATTAAGGCTATCAAACCCTTATATACTTCCTAAAGTATATTTAAAGCAGATTTGGTTATGCAGACTAAGGTTATGAGGGCGGAACTGCTCTTATAGAAGGATCTAAATATAGCCACGTGCTACTTCGTGGCTGGCATTGATGTTCTGAAAGTCAATCAAATGTGGTCTAGTCCTAAGAAAACCCTATGTATCATCCTAATCTATTCTTATAGCCGATCCAAAGTCTCATATGTTCATTTGAAAGGGCAAGCGATCTGATGACCAAACCTTAATCATGTGCTGGACCTTATAGCAGGAACGAATTGCTCCATTTGAGACAAAATATTGAAAGGAAACAGACACTTTATGCCAAGGATTCTCGAGCAAACCCTTACCGATAGCGGTAGCGATAGAAAAACATTGAGAACAGAGCcggttctgtttttctttacagaaggaaaatcaatgctttgtttaaatcgatttattaatttgtgctacaacaaaaaaaggaatacaCATCGCCCTGCGAGATGTCCCACAAGGAAGGGCTACATAAACATTCTTCTATCGATCTCACGGCCCCGTCTCGGGAGCGCCCGAGACATTTGGCACACTTTGTCCGATGATTTATCGTCCGCTTACTCCACCCCACGCAGCAAGGcaattctgcctcccttccggcagcagcaaatggAGTGTAAATTATATACACCACATCCTTCAATCAATATCCTTTCGCCTGGCGTAACCCGTTCAGTGTGCCGTACCGCAAAACGCAAACAGGAGGGCAAGCTGTCAAGTGGATCCGAGTCGCTCACCATTTCCCGTCATTCGTCGATCGTTTCCCCTCCATCACACCCGGACAGCTCGCTGGACCGTGAAGAACCGTGAGGGGAACCGAGGATTTACTGTGTTTTCCTTcatattaatatttttgtttgagcGCCCGGATAACTGGACGCAGCAGACGGATACCGGGTATGGCACCgaatgggaaaaaaaggattgaTTTCAGAAGGGTTCACCCCTTCGGATAGCCGATATGCATGGGCAGCTTCTGGTGGGTTTCGTGCGCGCCATTTGCAGGTCAACCATCTAGGAACATCCCTTATTTTTTGCAGAATTTGTACTTTTCCTTTCTTATTTCAATGCACAGGGCAACGGATGGCAGGGTCCGGGCGCGTATGAAGGTAGGCGAAAGGTGAACTAACACGGGAAAAAATAGTTATAATCAATCTTCATTAGCATTGGTCGGTTGTGGTTGGAAGGAGCCAGGACGAGAAAGAATACTTAAGCGGTTCCAGTGTCCGTAATTATAGACCCCCCCCCCATTTCACCCAAAGCTGTGGCACATTACTTGTCGTTGGCACAGCTGTAATTGAAATGTATATTTATCAGCTGCAAGACGGCTGTGCGATAACTCAATTAAGAACCTAGCACAGGATTTCACCCATCACGCCAGCATGGCCAACAGTCGGCTGGGTGTCCCAATTTCCGGTGGCAGTATTAAATCGTTCTGCCCTACGCATGCTGTTACCGGGGTTGTGTTTGATCCTGCCATACGCACACAGCACAACCGACACGGTTCAGCTTCCGTGACGTGTAGCGGATGGAAGTTAAAATTGTGTCCGCTGGGgagggtgctgctgctgcagttgaGCGATAAATTTCCGCTTTATGAATGGTACGcttccggtgtgtttgtgtgtacgcTTGCACGATAAGCGGCCACCTTGTCTCGAGGTTTGTTCTTGAGATTCGCAGTGGTGAAGTGTTCCGTCGTCGTCTCGACCCTCGTCATTTACGCTTGCGGCCCGGTTGGT from Anopheles stephensi strain Indian chromosome 2, UCI_ANSTEP_V1.0, whole genome shotgun sequence includes the following:
- the LOC118503590 gene encoding protein Skeletor, isoforms B/C isoform X1, which translates into the protein MLPTSNIGNVRQRSRVIVFCAGILLICFLTKQTSALQGYYGTKIADLTELHHGVSGSVYAVDSRTLFLKNFNYDGEGPAAYFYVGNTRAPSNKGAHRLRDERGRAGVLRRYRNEDITLSLPEGKTLRDIRWFAVWCDDFSVNFGDVQIRNDLDFPRPTKIAGLSGVHDVSSDNIVIVDAQTLLVPNFSYDGEAPDAKFWVGRGPAPTSQGIRIPDENGKETPLRRYDKKTIVLTLPGDLTVFDIGHFGVWCEAFTVDFGHVRIPDQINVPPSLKMLGISPQSKLNCEVLLDELAFEVRWAVAGESVVVQLVAKLDDGEYMSFGVSPNPQQSQMVGADVAVVWVDKATGKGYAQDYYLDAKSQCSGGRGSCPDTRITENSNSIRLLNAAMVNGYSIVTYQRPLRASDHLDLPVFTNASQAIIWAVGPLNQRYEVSYHSHYLKGNKLVDFGRQPFWNCPTPESDPKQPEQPQKLSSSAAGYGGGNRREDVANSVQQQRPQLPATARPPAKPGAWDIPPIQCYEPEDGVFYAQMGPTGGKQGYPAITGHVGWGISWYINGLLIPEINVVRGKTYTFVVEGGHDPNVPAKYHPFYITDDSVGGYEHQSEEDRKNIRIFAGVHRSRSGKLVPTGVGRLCNWTPNPDGPPSDDYPSFGAYQRSLSLKCDVGEPGIIIWTPDADTPDTVYYQCFTHRYLGWRINVHDACDVAQPSELDEVYVDPSEGISVEESIRHESKVLPADNFLQQHENFLQKHELDLIKHHKMTPDTKKEQSFDINLEENPEMTRIIEDGIRAAEELEEKLRVNQTLESVNQTVPHQHNPGHPGFMPGPPGGHRHPPPPPPGYPGSVKPILSSSGLPVYLRPPNSGPMFRPVKLPVRRPIGMERRPVHGSRPTRPFVIPQPSMIVSHYQKPVAPLMRPFVTKGKMPIKAIAPILLLGEPTEIKPFRKGPSVEMMVAKPPKQISGGEQRPGTSPGGPPFALPDMPPHLTMSLKKNEPVPITLPIRHTKPVKESLKPNIKPIFKTPYDVSEPKVSYEGHAANHGFEPSSVVVESGFKPIYRRKDDYDLEFEDNRAHGFLRRQDDDIDEAIESDALMIHGQDEPSKQTFEPMFIPSPLDSMAMAHVKPSAGPARESATKRNVEILPDETADVVGEGQDALGAANDRADPFYLPPIGSDGSVVSFDGKAVLDMSLVNGPSASSHQSEPLPPVGGPGSKTEQLLRETPQFGPFRGEYPPIAAYLAPDTAAIYGTRGSNAVQPPVSEYANPLLPGGINAQDSASSEHQSAAAGKPISTKLSIVKPVASSHEDPIPYEETDSEAGRSRTKRSAHHHPDHHGDSHDDGWQPMAGAGSSSPSSWSRVIVGLFFTAWPTILLRRMAV
- the LOC118503592 gene encoding protein VAPYRIN, translating into MPVKVLSSDDWFEIVLVKQTTSSITFQWTFRNPLDVPYDLFKVEKCYSVKRDRWETVYWGAATTLTVRCLEQNLCYSFRASILHQPSDGADFQYAYQSPIFKASTLPNIPSTMGLYRAVKKCQPGLVKRLLFTRPELVNVPVHGETFLYLAVRSNSLELVNALLDAGANIDLGVPETGVTPLHLAVYQRNLTLVRHLIERGANVHAQNCVGMTVGHCAVDADDLTMLKYVLTQGISQETRDRCQWTLIFRALYMRSSVDIVRHLLERKCRLKVKDRLRLTPLYYAQIWGQEEVLRLLRRRLKI